In a genomic window of Pedobacter sp. KBS0701:
- a CDS encoding bifunctional 2-polyprenyl-6-hydroxyphenol methylase/3-demethylubiquinol 3-O-methyltransferase UbiG, producing the protein MEKGERKNVYQVYNKIGYWFAENRYADSVEKAYLNDILQYFPKNAKVLDLGCGNGKPILEYFINHGINVLGVDASEQMIGLAKINFPSNRFLLKDMRELDLDEKFDAIIAWHSFFHLPADDQPDMFAIFKRHLKPSGILLFTSGTERGEVWGMNGGENLFHASLATAEYQTLLQANQFEVLRHKINDPDCGGANVWMAQYKP; encoded by the coding sequence ATGGAAAAAGGAGAACGCAAAAATGTTTACCAAGTTTACAATAAGATAGGCTACTGGTTTGCCGAAAACCGTTATGCCGATTCGGTAGAAAAAGCTTATTTAAATGATATCCTCCAATACTTTCCAAAAAATGCAAAGGTTTTGGACCTGGGCTGCGGTAATGGGAAACCTATATTGGAATATTTTATCAACCATGGGATAAATGTTTTAGGAGTTGATGCCAGCGAGCAAATGATTGGGCTGGCAAAAATCAATTTCCCTTCTAACAGGTTTCTGCTAAAAGATATGCGTGAACTGGATCTTGATGAAAAATTTGATGCGATAATTGCCTGGCATAGTTTTTTTCATCTCCCTGCCGATGACCAGCCGGATATGTTTGCTATTTTTAAACGTCACCTTAAACCCAGCGGTATTTTACTGTTTACATCTGGAACGGAAAGGGGAGAAGTATGGGGCATGAATGGTGGCGAAAATCTTTTTCATGCTTCTTTGGCTACTGCTGAATATCAAACCTTGCTTCAGGCAAACCAATTTGAAGTGCTCAGGCACAAAATAAACGATCCCGATTGCGGCGGTGCAAATGTTTGGATGGCTCAGTACAAACCCTGA
- a CDS encoding VF530 family DNA-binding protein encodes MAEQQKNNPLHGITLEKIVTDLQTHYGWEKLGSLIRIDCFNNNQTIKSSLKFLRRMPWARKKVEDLYLDTFNK; translated from the coding sequence ATGGCCGAACAGCAAAAAAACAATCCCTTACACGGTATCACCTTAGAAAAAATAGTAACCGATCTGCAAACGCATTACGGTTGGGAAAAACTGGGATCATTAATCAGGATCGATTGTTTCAATAATAATCAAACCATCAAATCGAGTTTAAAATTTTTAAGAAGAATGCCCTGGGCCAGAAAAAAGGTAGAGGATTTATACCTCGATACTTTTAATAAATGA
- a CDS encoding TonB-dependent receptor — protein MKTYLWMLLCVLSTKAFAQQPGNINGKIVDGKTNQPIEYVGIILSNKADSAKKVGMVTNKAGEFSFSAVANGDYKIRISAMGYNPITKNINVNGKAVHIGTLKLLEDAIALKDVAVSGRYALATVKKDTVEFNADAYKTRPNAAVEDLLKKLPGVTVDKDGSILVQGQKVTRLTVDGKDFFGTDPKTATKNLPADAIAKVQLIDSKTQEAKATGIDDGQREKVLNLTIKEDKKKGWFGNANLAGGTTDKYGSYLSANHFNKNLQFAVLGMSNNTNDASFGYDDLSSFSGGNIGNIFAPPAGGSFSINNNNGKTTIGGSGVFDNNAIGLYTTHSGGVNYSNSWGKNNKLAISGSYFTYFSSGLGNRLSNIQDLSAGDILRTLDNTDRNSNNQAHRFNFKAEYHPDSLTDMVFRPNVILNSTTNINNRTFNANFDAAGKANDGSQYYNQHNFTPSLFGEFTVLRRLANKKGSVSLRLNGTQNTFNSDWLNQSLLNQYINGDTTVTNINQQANQENASKTYTINGNYARQLSQKWSTNLAYSYTRSVVDAQQITFDYNPTTDRYETIVPSLTNTFDNHNSLQTAGLGFIYTGKDWTYNFGLNAQESLLNANAFNNIGANIGNIEKSYYNLLPRLTVNFKNKANQTIAINYRASVNLPSVTDLQPVQNNTNLLYQRIGNPDLEARKNHRLSVNFNTFSPDNNRYWNGYFLYNLSFDDTGNDITYNNGIQTVKPVNVDGNYYLRAGTFFGMPSKLKGLRMNYGANFFTEHRTNFISGTKNITNRFEIGPNINWSYDIDDKFNAGIYAYLGYTRVNNTAESAINNKYFSLENTLNLSYEFIKDLRVEADVNHIGSAGRADGFNNNYFLLNAGINKYLMKRRVTLSLKGFDILNQNTSIDRIVNSSRIEDVRYNNITRYFYLSLNYKLTKVGANNERSNPRNTVN, from the coding sequence ATGAAAACCTATTTATGGATGTTGCTGTGTGTATTATCTACGAAGGCTTTCGCACAACAGCCGGGCAATATAAATGGAAAAATTGTGGATGGGAAAACGAACCAGCCCATTGAATATGTGGGGATTATCTTATCAAATAAAGCCGATTCGGCCAAAAAAGTAGGTATGGTAACCAACAAAGCCGGAGAATTTTCTTTTAGTGCGGTTGCCAATGGTGACTATAAAATCAGGATTTCTGCAATGGGCTACAACCCCATCACCAAAAACATCAATGTGAACGGAAAGGCTGTTCACATTGGCACTCTAAAATTGCTGGAAGATGCCATTGCCCTAAAAGATGTGGCGGTAAGTGGCCGTTATGCTTTGGCTACGGTAAAAAAGGATACGGTAGAATTTAACGCCGACGCTTATAAAACCAGGCCAAATGCGGCTGTAGAAGATTTGCTGAAAAAACTGCCTGGTGTAACCGTTGATAAAGATGGAAGTATTTTGGTGCAGGGGCAAAAAGTTACGCGCTTAACGGTTGATGGTAAAGATTTTTTCGGCACTGACCCTAAAACGGCAACCAAAAACCTTCCTGCCGATGCCATTGCGAAAGTTCAGCTGATTGATAGTAAAACACAAGAAGCGAAGGCAACCGGAATTGATGATGGTCAGCGTGAAAAAGTGCTGAACTTAACCATTAAAGAAGATAAGAAAAAAGGATGGTTCGGAAACGCTAACCTTGCAGGAGGAACAACTGATAAATACGGAAGTTATTTAAGCGCCAATCATTTTAATAAAAACCTGCAGTTTGCTGTTTTGGGTATGAGCAACAATACCAATGATGCCAGTTTCGGTTATGACGACCTCAGTAGCTTCAGTGGAGGCAACATCGGCAATATTTTCGCGCCACCGGCCGGGGGAAGTTTCTCAATCAACAACAATAACGGTAAAACTACCATTGGTGGCAGCGGTGTTTTTGATAACAATGCCATCGGATTGTATACCACCCACAGTGGGGGCGTAAATTATAGCAACTCCTGGGGCAAAAATAACAAGCTGGCTATTAGCGGAAGTTATTTCACTTATTTTTCTTCTGGTTTAGGTAATAGACTATCCAATATTCAGGACTTGAGTGCTGGCGATATTTTGCGTACGCTGGATAATACCGACCGCAATAGCAATAACCAGGCACACCGCTTTAATTTTAAGGCAGAATATCATCCCGATTCGTTAACAGACATGGTATTCCGGCCTAATGTAATTTTGAACAGTACCACCAATATCAATAACCGCACCTTCAACGCTAACTTTGATGCTGCAGGAAAAGCAAATGATGGAAGTCAATATTATAACCAGCATAATTTCACTCCATCTTTATTTGGAGAGTTTACGGTATTGAGGAGGTTGGCGAATAAAAAAGGCTCGGTCTCGCTCCGGTTAAACGGTACACAGAATACCTTTAATTCTGATTGGTTAAATCAATCTTTGCTCAACCAATATATAAATGGGGATACTACGGTTACCAATATCAACCAGCAGGCCAATCAGGAAAATGCCTCAAAAACCTATACCATTAATGGCAATTATGCCAGGCAGTTAAGCCAAAAATGGAGTACCAACCTTGCATATAGTTATACAAGAAGCGTTGTTGACGCGCAGCAGATCACCTTTGATTATAATCCAACTACCGATCGTTACGAAACCATTGTTCCATCTTTAACCAATACTTTTGATAACCATAACAGTTTGCAAACAGCTGGATTGGGTTTTATTTATACCGGAAAAGACTGGACATATAATTTCGGGTTAAATGCACAGGAGAGTTTATTGAATGCCAATGCATTTAATAACATAGGTGCCAACATTGGCAATATTGAAAAATCATATTACAATCTATTACCAAGGTTAACGGTCAACTTTAAAAACAAGGCCAACCAAACCATCGCCATCAATTACCGGGCGAGCGTTAATTTGCCCTCAGTAACCGATCTGCAACCTGTTCAGAACAATACCAATCTGTTATATCAAAGAATAGGAAACCCTGATCTCGAAGCCAGGAAAAACCATCGCCTGTCGGTGAACTTTAATACTTTTAGTCCGGATAATAACCGCTATTGGAATGGTTATTTTCTTTACAACCTATCATTTGATGATACCGGAAATGATATTACCTATAATAACGGCATCCAAACCGTTAAGCCTGTTAATGTGGACGGTAATTATTATTTACGCGCCGGGACATTTTTTGGTATGCCATCGAAACTTAAAGGTTTAAGGATGAATTACGGTGCAAATTTCTTTACCGAGCATAGAACAAACTTTATCAGCGGCACAAAAAACATTACAAACAGGTTTGAAATCGGTCCGAATATTAACTGGAGTTACGATATAGATGATAAATTTAATGCAGGTATTTATGCTTATCTGGGCTATACCAGGGTAAATAACACGGCAGAATCAGCCATCAACAATAAATATTTCAGTCTCGAAAATACCCTCAACCTCAGTTACGAGTTTATAAAAGATTTAAGGGTAGAGGCAGATGTAAACCACATTGGCTCTGCAGGCCGTGCCGATGGCTTTAACAATAATTACTTTTTGCTTAATGCCGGTATCAATAAATATTTGATGAAACGAAGGGTAACCTTAAGCTTAAAGGGTTTTGATATTTTAAACCAGAATACCAGTATCGATAGGATTGTAAACAGTAGCCGGATAGAAGATGTTCGTTACAACAATATCACCCGTTATTTTTACCTGTCGTTAAATTATAAATTAACCAAGGTTGGGGCGAATAACGAAAGAAGTAATCCGCGTAATACGGTGAATTAG
- a CDS encoding RidA family protein — translation MEKPTLEITNPEGIYDPRPHGYSHLASVPANSQLVFVAGQGGSRTDGILSDDFRTQVSIVFENIALALKSKKLTMANIAKLTTLVVDYDEAKHHVLIDESNRIWPDQKFPVNTLIPVQRLALNGMMIEIDATAVG, via the coding sequence ATGGAAAAACCTACATTAGAAATCACCAATCCAGAAGGCATATACGATCCGCGTCCACATGGTTATTCTCATCTTGCCTCCGTTCCTGCAAATAGTCAGCTGGTATTTGTTGCCGGTCAGGGCGGTAGCAGAACAGATGGTATTTTAAGTGATGATTTTAGGACGCAGGTAAGCATCGTTTTCGAAAATATTGCCTTAGCTTTAAAAAGCAAAAAATTAACGATGGCCAACATTGCAAAACTGACTACTTTGGTAGTAGATTATGATGAGGCTAAGCATCACGTGTTGATCGATGAATCGAACAGAATATGGCCTGATCAGAAATTCCCGGTAAATACCCTTATCCCGGTACAAAGACTGGCCTTAAACGGTATGATGATCGAAATTGATGCTACCGCTGTTGGTTAA